One window of the Wolbachia endosymbiont of Ctenocephalides felis wCfeJ genome contains the following:
- the lspA gene encoding signal peptidase II, translating to MKKLCLIIILAIVLTDQMSKLYINSLIDEGEPIKISSFIKLVEVWNSGISFGMFSALPYSDLFFSTFSTLIIGVLAYLVYKSNDKLTCLGFSLMIGGAIGNVVDRVYWGAVYDFIRFHIGDWYWPAFNLADTYIACGMFILLYKWYIYDRFISKQNDE from the coding sequence ATGAAAAAACTATGTTTAATTATTATACTAGCTATAGTATTGACTGACCAAATGAGCAAATTGTACATAAATTCATTGATAGATGAAGGAGAGCCAATCAAAATTTCTAGTTTTATTAAACTGGTTGAAGTATGGAACTCAGGTATTAGCTTTGGAATGTTCAGCGCTTTACCATATAGCGACCTCTTTTTTTCAACATTTTCAACATTGATAATAGGTGTACTCGCATATTTAGTATATAAGTCTAATGATAAATTAACTTGTCTTGGGTTTTCTTTGATGATTGGTGGAGCGATTGGAAATGTAGTTGATAGGGTCTACTGGGGAGCTGTATATGATTTTATACGTTTTCATATTGGTGACTGGTACTGGCCAGCTTTTAACTTAGCAGATACGTATATAGCTTGTGGAATGTTCATATTGTTGTACAAATGGTACATATATGATAGGTTTATTTCTAAACAGAATGATGAATAA
- a CDS encoding M16 family metallopeptidase, with translation MFHKFFSFFILFVFFFAYSISSKAASTEHNINHAKLSNGLDIYVVPNHRISAVFHAVIYKVGGMDDPIGKAGLAHYFEHLMFETTGKFKDIESTLGSIGAQFNAFTTKEYTCYYELVLKKDLPLAMEIEADRMGNFNVTQDKIDREKNIVLEERKMRFDNHPEVLLWEEMDNAFYRTGYGRSVAGWESDIKTYNQDDITRFHDNYYHPNNAILLVVGDVEFDEVVKLAEEKYGEIKTKPTIRHYPNQDPAHNANLSVTLESTEVKEPVLYFRYRVPLFKHVSEASAVNLAVNILGKGKSSKLYEDLVLDKGIAVSVNAYYNDLAFSDGYIDIEITPKSGMKLDVIERELDNAINNFISEGITNEELQSTKSKYKAAQFNNLSDLTNIAMFYIPRLALGMPLNEIDISYSKINDVSLENVNNKIRTIFSTNKLIGRLLPKGGNNEDR, from the coding sequence ATGTTTCACAAATTCTTTAGTTTCTTTATATTATTCGTGTTTTTTTTCGCTTATTCGATTTCCTCTAAGGCTGCAAGTACAGAACACAATATAAATCATGCTAAACTTAGTAATGGACTGGATATCTATGTTGTTCCTAATCATAGAATTTCGGCTGTTTTTCATGCAGTAATATATAAAGTTGGAGGAATGGATGACCCCATCGGTAAAGCAGGATTGGCTCACTACTTTGAACATTTAATGTTTGAAACTACAGGAAAGTTCAAAGACATAGAATCTACTCTGGGTAGCATTGGAGCCCAATTTAATGCGTTTACCACTAAAGAATATACCTGTTACTACGAATTAGTTCTCAAAAAAGACTTACCACTAGCAATGGAAATTGAGGCAGATAGGATGGGCAATTTTAATGTGACCCAAGACAAAATAGATAGAGAAAAAAACATTGTATTAGAAGAAAGGAAGATGAGATTTGATAATCATCCTGAAGTTTTATTATGGGAAGAAATGGATAACGCATTTTACCGTACTGGTTACGGTAGATCTGTTGCTGGCTGGGAAAGCGATATTAAAACTTACAACCAAGATGATATAACGAGATTTCATGATAACTATTATCACCCAAACAATGCAATATTGCTAGTTGTTGGTGATGTGGAATTTGATGAAGTAGTGAAATTAGCAGAAGAAAAATATGGAGAAATTAAAACTAAACCTACAATCAGGCACTACCCAAATCAAGATCCAGCACATAACGCAAATTTATCAGTAACTTTAGAAAGCACTGAAGTAAAAGAACCAGTTTTATATTTTCGTTATCGTGTTCCTTTATTTAAGCATGTAAGTGAGGCCTCTGCTGTTAATTTGGCAGTTAACATTTTAGGAAAGGGTAAGTCTAGTAAGCTGTATGAAGATCTAGTTTTGGATAAGGGCATCGCAGTTTCGGTAAATGCGTACTATAATGATTTAGCTTTTAGTGATGGCTACATTGATATTGAGATAACCCCAAAAAGCGGAATGAAATTGGACGTTATTGAAAGAGAGCTAGATAATGCTATTAATAATTTTATCTCTGAAGGAATAACGAATGAGGAGTTGCAAAGTACAAAGTCTAAGTACAAAGCAGCACAGTTTAATAATCTATCTGACTTAACTAATATAGCAATGTTTTATATACCGCGTCTAGCGCTTGGTATGCCACTTAATGAGATAGATATTTCATATAGTAAAATTAATGATGTTAGTTTAGAGAATGTAAATAACAAAATTCGCACTATCTTTTCTACTAACAAACTAATTGGTCGTTTGTTGCCAAAAGGAGGTAATAATGAAGATAGGTAA
- a CDS encoding M16 family metallopeptidase: MKIGKLVFLLLFCLGFNSQASGNINIEEVTTRKGFKFLFVKNCDLPKVSLNISFRDAGYVYESAEKQGLTWFTSLVIQEGAGKNNSKDFAKKLEDKGISLSFNAGLEAFRVSLNTLSENLEDAISLLSDAIMRPKVDSEGLNRVFEKAKVNFNNLEKNPYFVAIKELDRLLFKKHPYSKSEYGTFDTIMNITRDDVSTYIKHNFTKDSIVISVVGCTTKEEVSTLLDKYLSKLPPKRSRVGKISVKNDFGPAESKSIFMDIPQSVILFAQKGIAYDDRNYYNASVLINALGGMGLNSIMMKELRQNLGITYGVSASIISNKHGNAIAGFMSTDSSTASKAISAVKDTFSRIKKEGIDEQLFKDTKVSMINSHVFSMFNNNNIAARLDDMQINDRDVNRINNYANIINNVKLEEVNALASFLLDPENLFFVEVGRNAQSK, encoded by the coding sequence ATGAAGATAGGTAAACTTGTATTTCTACTTCTTTTCTGTCTAGGCTTTAACTCACAAGCAAGTGGTAACATAAATATAGAGGAGGTCACAACTCGTAAAGGATTTAAGTTTCTATTTGTTAAAAACTGCGATCTACCAAAAGTTTCATTGAATATATCGTTCAGAGATGCAGGTTATGTATATGAGAGTGCAGAAAAACAAGGGCTTACTTGGTTCACCTCTCTTGTGATTCAAGAAGGAGCAGGAAAAAATAATTCCAAAGACTTCGCAAAAAAGCTTGAAGATAAAGGAATCAGCCTAAGCTTTAACGCTGGCTTAGAAGCGTTTAGGGTTTCATTAAACACTTTGTCTGAGAATCTAGAAGATGCAATTTCGTTACTAAGCGATGCTATAATGCGTCCTAAAGTTGACTCTGAAGGGTTGAATAGAGTTTTCGAAAAAGCCAAAGTTAATTTTAATAATCTTGAAAAAAATCCTTATTTTGTTGCGATCAAAGAATTGGACAGGTTGTTGTTTAAAAAGCACCCTTACTCAAAAAGTGAATATGGAACTTTTGACACTATAATGAATATTACTAGAGATGATGTTTCAACGTACATAAAACATAATTTCACCAAAGATAGTATAGTTATAAGTGTTGTTGGTTGTACAACAAAAGAAGAAGTCAGTACGCTGCTAGATAAATACTTGTCTAAATTACCACCAAAAAGGTCGAGAGTTGGAAAAATATCTGTAAAAAATGATTTTGGTCCTGCAGAAAGTAAGAGCATTTTTATGGATATACCGCAGAGTGTAATACTTTTTGCTCAAAAAGGTATAGCTTATGATGACCGTAATTATTATAACGCTAGTGTCTTAATTAACGCGCTTGGTGGCATGGGGCTGAATTCAATAATGATGAAAGAGCTAAGGCAAAACTTGGGTATTACTTACGGTGTTAGTGCGAGTATTATTTCCAATAAACATGGAAATGCTATTGCTGGATTTATGAGCACTGATAGCTCTACTGCTAGCAAAGCTATATCGGCAGTGAAAGATACATTTAGCAGGATAAAGAAGGAAGGAATTGACGAACAATTGTTCAAGGATACAAAAGTTAGTATGATAAATTCTCATGTTTTCTCCATGTTCAACAATAATAATATAGCTGCAAGATTAGATGATATGCAGATAAATGATCGTGATGTTAATCGTATAAATAATTATGCGAATATTATTAATAACGTTAAATTAGAAGAAGTAAACGCATTAGCAAGTTTTTTGCTAGATCCTGAAAATTTGTTTTTTGTTGAGGTTGGTAGGAATGCTCAAAGCAAATAA
- the purN gene encoding phosphoribosylglycinamide formyltransferase, with translation MKKIKLGILISGRGSNMQALIKACQDQSFPAEIACVITNNGEAAGLKIAKQAGISAFVVEGRPLGTDKIHEILVQHKVDLVCLAGFMRILKADFLSKWHDKVINIHPSLLPSFKGLNAQEQALKAGVKITGCTVHYVTPEVDAGTIIVQAAVPVLPNDNIQSLSERILVEEHKCYVEAVRLIAAKIAN, from the coding sequence ATGAAAAAAATAAAGCTCGGAATACTAATTTCAGGCAGGGGATCAAATATGCAAGCCTTGATAAAAGCATGTCAAGATCAAAGTTTTCCTGCAGAAATTGCATGCGTTATCACAAATAATGGTGAGGCTGCTGGCCTGAAAATAGCAAAGCAAGCAGGAATCTCAGCATTTGTTGTTGAAGGTAGACCACTTGGTACTGATAAAATTCACGAAATACTCGTTCAACATAAGGTTGATTTGGTTTGCCTTGCAGGGTTTATGAGAATTCTCAAAGCTGACTTTCTGAGTAAATGGCACGACAAGGTTATAAATATTCATCCCTCTTTACTTCCATCTTTTAAGGGTCTCAATGCTCAAGAGCAAGCTCTAAAAGCAGGTGTAAAAATTACAGGTTGTACCGTACATTACGTCACTCCTGAGGTTGATGCCGGAACCATAATCGTTCAAGCTGCTGTACCAGTTTTACCAAACGATAACATTCAAAGCCTCTCAGAACGCATTTTAGTTGAGGAGCATAAGTGTTACGTGGAAGCAGTGAGGTTAATAGCAGCTAAGATAGCAAACTAG
- a CDS encoding Na+/H+ antiporter subunit E, producing the protein MNLRQKIKFFFLSFIILFFLWTVLSGYFEPFFVLCGIFSSIFTLFIFKRLIDAESALSQILNGAGKLSFCKLLAKYIPWLVCQVILSSIYVTKKVLQAKLKLEPIIILKKCKGHNDKSITLFANSVTITPGTLTIDVVRKQQTYLSTMCLMDKSLESGVSEIENKVLKILRSIK; encoded by the coding sequence ATGAATCTTAGGCAAAAAATTAAATTTTTTTTTCTGTCTTTTATAATCCTGTTTTTCCTTTGGACTGTCTTGTCTGGTTACTTTGAGCCGTTTTTTGTTCTTTGTGGGATATTCTCCTCTATATTCACATTGTTTATTTTTAAACGGTTGATAGATGCTGAAAGCGCTCTCAGCCAGATCTTAAATGGTGCAGGCAAGCTGTCGTTTTGTAAGTTACTGGCAAAGTATATACCATGGTTAGTATGTCAAGTAATTTTATCAAGCATTTATGTAACAAAAAAGGTGTTACAAGCTAAACTTAAGCTTGAGCCAATCATCATCTTAAAGAAATGCAAAGGACATAACGATAAGAGCATTACATTGTTTGCAAATTCAGTCACAATCACTCCTGGTACTTTAACTATCGATGTTGTAAGAAAACAACAAACATACCTATCCACCATGTGCTTGATGGATAAAAGCCTTGAGAGCGGCGTTTCTGAAATAGAGAATAAAGTCTTAAAAATACTGAGATCAATTAAGTAA
- a CDS encoding TerC family protein: MLAEAWTLLILTLLETILNVDNLIFISLAIDKVPNALKERVRLMGLGLALLMRFVTLFFTSHILSMQKPIFHAVSLNISIKDLLMIAGGLFLIIKGATELWDNIFLRKEIKKRIGVKSQLVSVVLQIILIDLVFSVDSLLTAIALTHNMVIIAIAYTFSILAMVFLSSYTAQLIRSSPGLKTIAILFILLVGVYLMFEGLHIELPKEYLYSSFIFALLVEAINSIKKKVRCRKKKEQP; encoded by the coding sequence ATGTTAGCTGAGGCTTGGACTTTACTGATACTTACACTACTTGAAACTATACTCAACGTAGATAATTTAATCTTCATTTCTCTGGCGATAGATAAAGTACCAAATGCGCTAAAAGAAAGGGTACGTCTTATGGGCCTTGGACTAGCGCTGTTGATGCGTTTTGTAACGCTATTTTTCACATCACACATATTGTCAATGCAAAAACCTATATTTCACGCTGTATCGCTCAACATTTCGATAAAAGATTTACTTATGATAGCAGGAGGATTGTTTCTCATTATTAAAGGTGCTACAGAGTTATGGGATAACATTTTTTTACGCAAGGAAATCAAAAAAAGAATAGGTGTCAAGTCACAACTGGTTTCAGTTGTATTGCAAATTATATTAATAGATTTAGTTTTTTCGGTTGATTCTTTATTAACTGCTATAGCATTAACTCATAACATGGTAATAATTGCTATAGCGTATACGTTCTCCATACTAGCTATGGTATTTTTATCGAGCTATACTGCTCAGTTAATTAGATCTAGTCCAGGTTTAAAAACAATTGCCATTTTATTTATTTTACTCGTTGGTGTGTACCTGATGTTTGAAGGACTTCACATAGAATTGCCAAAAGAATATTTGTATTCTTCATTTATATTTGCATTACTTGTAGAAGCTATAAATAGTATAAAGAAAAAAGTGCGGTGTAGGAAGAAGAAAGAACAGCCCTAG
- the guaA gene encoding glutamine-hydrolyzing GMP synthase, with protein MSAIAIIDFGSQFTQLIARQIREMGVYCEIFPSNISFETISKFNGFIFSGGPQSVNDSCTEASEVVHEIIKLNEATNVPILGICYGQQLICHYFGAKVRKEFKQEFGKIKIKILKKSPIIKDTWEVNSEVDVLMNHADSVESIPQGFTVIASGVINQTIAIIVNEQRKIFCTQFHPEVKPTTNGSKLLSNFLDIACCERDWTMKSLIEKQQEKIKNLVGEKKVIAAVSGGVDSSVAAALTYKAIGKQLNCIFIDTGLLRKNQTIAMLKEIPINYVDKSNLFLSRLKGITDPEKKRKIIGNTFIEVFEEEAEKIGDVDFLMQGTIYSDVVESGHASGNTSTIKSHHNVGGLPEKMNLKLIEPLRYLFKDEVRVLGKEIGLSDEIIFQHPFPGPGLAVRIIGEVDGEKVRILQEVDEIYINTMKNYDLYGKIWQAFAVLLPIKTVGVMGDNRTYGYVCALRAVTSSDGMTADAFPFEDKNQHALVFWSFLQDVSSIIVNNVSGVNRVVYDLTSKPPATIEWE; from the coding sequence TTGTCAGCAATTGCTATTATTGATTTTGGTTCACAGTTTACACAGCTTATCGCAAGACAGATCAGGGAAATGGGTGTTTATTGTGAGATATTTCCAAGCAACATCAGTTTTGAAACAATATCGAAGTTCAATGGGTTTATTTTCTCTGGAGGACCACAATCTGTAAATGACAGTTGTACTGAGGCAAGTGAAGTAGTGCATGAAATTATCAAACTTAATGAGGCAACAAACGTTCCTATACTTGGGATATGCTATGGACAGCAACTTATTTGTCATTATTTTGGGGCAAAGGTAAGAAAAGAATTTAAACAGGAATTTGGCAAAATTAAGATCAAGATACTAAAAAAATCCCCTATTATAAAGGATACTTGGGAAGTCAATTCCGAAGTGGATGTGCTGATGAATCATGCAGACAGTGTTGAAAGTATACCGCAGGGATTTACTGTTATCGCATCAGGTGTGATAAATCAAACAATTGCAATAATCGTCAACGAACAACGGAAGATTTTTTGCACTCAATTCCATCCTGAAGTTAAACCTACAACAAATGGTAGTAAGCTGCTCTCTAACTTCTTAGATATTGCCTGTTGTGAGAGAGACTGGACGATGAAATCACTTATTGAAAAACAGCAGGAAAAAATCAAGAATCTAGTAGGAGAGAAAAAAGTAATCGCTGCAGTAAGTGGTGGGGTTGACTCAAGCGTTGCAGCAGCTCTTACATATAAAGCTATAGGAAAACAACTAAACTGTATTTTTATTGATACTGGATTGTTACGCAAAAACCAGACCATTGCCATGCTAAAAGAAATTCCAATAAACTACGTTGATAAATCAAACTTATTTTTAAGCAGGCTAAAAGGCATAACTGATCCAGAAAAAAAGCGAAAAATTATCGGTAACACTTTCATTGAAGTGTTTGAAGAAGAAGCAGAAAAGATAGGTGATGTAGACTTTTTAATGCAAGGTACCATCTATTCCGACGTAGTTGAGTCAGGACATGCTTCAGGAAATACCAGTACAATTAAATCTCATCATAACGTTGGTGGATTGCCAGAAAAAATGAATCTAAAGCTGATAGAACCTTTGCGCTACCTCTTTAAAGATGAAGTGAGAGTACTTGGAAAAGAAATTGGTCTTTCAGACGAAATAATATTTCAGCATCCATTTCCTGGACCTGGACTTGCAGTGAGGATCATAGGTGAAGTAGATGGAGAAAAGGTGCGAATATTGCAAGAGGTAGATGAAATATATATCAATACAATGAAAAATTACGATTTGTATGGTAAGATATGGCAGGCTTTTGCTGTACTGTTGCCAATAAAAACTGTAGGGGTTATGGGGGATAATCGTACATATGGATATGTTTGCGCTTTGAGAGCTGTAACATCTTCTGATGGTATGACAGCCGATGCATTTCCATTTGAAGATAAAAATCAACATGCGTTAGTATTTTGGAGTTTCTTACAGGACGTCAGCAGCATAATCGTTAATAACGTTTCCGGAGTAAATAGAGTTGTCTACGACTTAACTTCCAAACCACCGGCAACTATTGAGTGGGAATAA
- a CDS encoding DUF2924 domain-containing protein: protein METPELTLLDLQNFLDSLKKHVRSEVEKYVDKRAEEVKNEVVTYIMYKVLNNMVNNKPMGEFQTDQPKKVKIIKNKYSTIQNREVVKALFIGRTLIGKYKGKTYEVIVSNEGKFIYNGKKV from the coding sequence ATGGAAACACCTGAATTAACTTTACTCGACTTGCAGAATTTTCTTGATAGTTTGAAAAAGCATGTGCGCAGTGAAGTAGAAAAATATGTAGATAAAAGGGCAGAGGAAGTTAAAAACGAGGTTGTAACGTATATAATGTACAAGGTATTAAATAATATGGTGAATAATAAACCAATGGGTGAATTTCAAACAGATCAGCCTAAAAAAGTTAAAATAATTAAGAATAAATATAGCACAATACAAAATAGGGAAGTCGTAAAAGCTCTTTTTATAGGTAGAACACTTATTGGAAAATATAAAGGTAAAACGTATGAAGTTATAGTCAGCAACGAAGGCAAGTTTATCTATAATGGAAAAAAAGTGTAA
- a CDS encoding quinone-dependent dihydroorotate dehydrogenase: MILRNLLFLLPPEIAHSLAIMMLKRMPCREPMELPESLSVNFFGNKLRSPVGLAAGFDKNAEVIRPMLSFGFGFIEAGTVTKYPQYGNKKPRIFRLVEDEGIINKLGFNNQGIDYFLKQISRAKLDNYIFGINIGKNSTSQDQISDYVDLIRAVYGKSSYIVLNISSPNTPNLRNLHNKQELLELLKSITITRKSIDSSESTPIILKISPDIDQQTKENIAELALEYRIDGLIVSNTTVSRDNLRSHYNESGGLSGRPLFKLSTKLLSDMYKLTKGKILLVGCGGISSGIDAYKKIKAGASLVQLYTALIYHGPQVVNKINLELAELIRKDGLNSISEAVGCD; encoded by the coding sequence ATGATATTACGTAATTTACTATTTTTGCTGCCACCTGAAATTGCCCATTCCTTAGCGATCATGATGTTGAAAAGGATGCCTTGTAGAGAACCTATGGAGCTACCGGAATCCTTAAGTGTGAACTTCTTTGGTAATAAACTTAGGAGTCCTGTAGGTCTTGCTGCAGGTTTTGATAAGAATGCAGAAGTAATAAGACCCATGCTCTCATTTGGTTTTGGGTTTATTGAAGCCGGCACCGTAACTAAATATCCTCAATATGGAAACAAAAAACCGAGAATCTTCCGGTTAGTTGAAGATGAAGGAATAATTAATAAGTTGGGATTCAACAATCAGGGAATAGATTACTTTCTAAAGCAAATAAGTAGAGCCAAGCTTGATAATTACATTTTTGGTATCAACATAGGAAAAAATAGCACATCGCAGGATCAAATCAGTGATTATGTTGACTTGATAAGAGCGGTATACGGCAAAAGCAGCTATATAGTGCTGAACATCTCGTCTCCAAACACACCTAATTTACGCAATTTGCACAATAAACAAGAATTATTGGAATTGCTAAAATCTATCACTATAACCAGGAAATCGATTGATAGTTCTGAATCCACACCAATAATACTGAAAATCTCACCAGATATAGATCAACAAACAAAAGAAAACATTGCTGAGCTTGCATTGGAATATAGGATTGATGGCTTGATAGTGAGCAACACTACGGTCAGTCGAGATAATCTTCGCTCTCATTATAATGAGAGTGGTGGGCTGAGCGGCAGGCCATTGTTTAAACTTTCAACTAAATTATTGAGTGACATGTATAAACTTACTAAAGGTAAAATACTATTGGTAGGATGTGGCGGAATCTCAAGCGGTATTGATGCATATAAGAAAATAAAGGCAGGAGCATCTTTAGTACAATTATACACTGCTCTCATATACCATGGACCTCAAGTTGTAAATAAAATCAATCTAGAGCTTGCAGAGCTAATAAGAAAGGATGGACTAAATAGCATCAGTGAAGCAGTGGGTTGTGACTAG
- a CDS encoding S41 family peptidase: MKIIIATILFLFAYGSSAKQTDHIELLEYIIKKIEKEYVWSVDQKTLIKYAIESVLDKLSSELSNKELAIDFTSDSDGIEYFEELLTQMEREYSNLIDQKTLIESAIIRIFSKLDSYSYYLDSEGFKKMQPQALESSAVSTKIIGDIAYIKISEFSGSTGYHFERQWFDVKENNNVIKGVILDLRNNHGGLFSQAVLICDSFLDGGKIVTVESREKKHYNASKGDMFSELPVVVLINEKSASASEIVAAALQNNKRAKIIGVRSYGKASGQTIFPLKNGGAISVTNKLYYLPSGDLITGVTPDIVVINQNDGKDQQLAKGIEVLNSMHDQANSGLSK; encoded by the coding sequence ATGAAAATCATCATTGCTACTATCTTATTCTTATTTGCTTATGGTTCGTCTGCTAAGCAAACAGATCATATTGAATTGCTTGAGTATATAATCAAGAAAATAGAAAAGGAATATGTTTGGTCTGTTGATCAAAAAACTCTTATCAAGTATGCAATAGAAAGTGTGCTAGACAAGTTGAGCTCTGAGCTTAGCAATAAAGAACTTGCAATTGACTTTACCTCTGATTCTGATGGAATTGAGTATTTTGAAGAGTTGTTGACGCAAATGGAAAGAGAGTATTCAAATTTAATTGACCAAAAAACTTTGATTGAATCTGCAATAATAAGAATATTTTCTAAACTAGATTCATATTCTTATTATCTCGACAGTGAAGGATTCAAAAAAATGCAACCCCAAGCACTTGAGTCCAGTGCTGTTTCAACTAAGATTATAGGAGACATAGCTTACATTAAAATCTCTGAATTCAGCGGAAGCACTGGCTATCATTTCGAAAGGCAGTGGTTTGATGTTAAAGAAAATAACAATGTCATAAAAGGTGTAATCCTTGACTTGAGGAATAATCACGGTGGGTTATTTTCTCAAGCAGTGCTGATATGTGATAGTTTTCTTGATGGTGGAAAAATAGTTACTGTAGAGAGTAGAGAGAAAAAGCATTACAACGCGAGCAAAGGAGACATGTTTTCTGAATTACCTGTAGTAGTATTGATTAACGAAAAATCTGCGTCTGCGTCTGAAATTGTTGCTGCTGCTTTGCAGAATAATAAACGTGCTAAAATTATTGGGGTGAGATCATATGGTAAGGCTTCTGGGCAAACAATTTTTCCATTGAAAAATGGCGGTGCGATCAGTGTAACAAACAAGTTATATTATCTTCCATCTGGTGACCTTATAACAGGCGTGACGCCAGACATCGTGGTTATCAACCAAAATGATGGAAAAGATCAGCAACTTGCTAAAGGAATTGAAGTTTTGAACTCAATGCATGATCAAGCAAACTCAGGTTTATCAAAATAG
- a CDS encoding WPE palindromic element domain-containing protein — translation MEIWIPVSRHWDDIIMLLGCIVEVKWMTPANYLLIAMFVTIMQEVYHHLR, via the coding sequence ATGGAAATCTGGATCCCAGTGTCGAGGCACTGGGATGACATCATTATGCTACTTGGATGCATCGTAGAGGTTAAATGGATGACACCCGCAAATTACCTGCTGATTGCAATGTTCGTGACCATAATGCAAGAAGTCTATCACCATTTAAGATAA
- a CDS encoding class I fructose-bisphosphate aldolase, whose amino-acid sequence MSDKVKQILSYYESENPGVKANLTRILMHGKLGGTGKLVILPVDQGFEHGPIKSFEVNPDAYDPYYHFQLALDSGISAYAAPLGMIEAGAATYAGMLPLILKLNSSNSLHLKSLTSDQAITASVKDALRLGCVAVGFTIYPGSAKCFDMIEEAREIIAEAKSCGLAVVLWSYPRGEGISKEGETAVDVISYAAHIAALLGANIIKVKLPTNYLEKEKIEVGNIESLSKRIKYVKKSCFAGKRIVVFSGGESKSVDDICNEVKEIKQGDGNGSIIGRNTFQRKREEALSMLKDIIDIYA is encoded by the coding sequence ATAAGTGACAAAGTAAAACAAATTCTAAGTTACTACGAAAGTGAAAACCCCGGGGTAAAAGCAAACCTCACTCGTATTCTCATGCATGGGAAACTTGGTGGAACTGGCAAACTAGTCATTCTTCCTGTAGACCAAGGATTTGAACACGGACCAATAAAAAGCTTTGAAGTTAACCCTGATGCTTATGATCCATATTATCATTTCCAGCTTGCACTTGATTCAGGAATCAGTGCATACGCTGCTCCGCTTGGTATGATCGAAGCCGGGGCTGCAACTTATGCTGGAATGCTGCCACTTATTTTGAAACTTAACAGTTCCAACTCTCTGCATTTAAAAAGTCTCACTTCTGATCAGGCAATTACTGCCTCTGTAAAAGATGCACTACGTTTGGGCTGCGTAGCTGTTGGTTTTACTATATATCCTGGTTCTGCTAAGTGCTTTGATATGATAGAAGAAGCCCGTGAAATCATAGCTGAGGCTAAGTCTTGCGGACTTGCAGTAGTGCTATGGTCTTATCCACGTGGTGAAGGAATTTCCAAAGAAGGTGAAACAGCAGTCGATGTTATCTCCTATGCTGCACATATAGCGGCTTTGCTCGGTGCTAACATAATAAAAGTAAAACTGCCAACCAACTACTTGGAAAAAGAGAAAATAGAAGTTGGAAATATTGAGTCCTTATCAAAAAGAATCAAATATGTCAAAAAGTCTTGCTTTGCAGGAAAAAGAATAGTAGTTTTTTCTGGTGGTGAGTCAAAGTCAGTGGATGATATATGCAATGAGGTAAAAGAAATTAAGCAAGGTGATGGTAATGGTTCAATTATTGGGCGTAACACTTTTCAAAGAAAAAGAGAAGAGGCTCTATCTATGCTAAAAGATATAATAGATATCTACGCATAA